A region of the Roseiflexus sp. RS-1 genome:
ATCCGTGCTGGCGTTCTTCCAGTTCACCGTGTACAACCCGTCGCTTAGACCGGGGTTCAGCGAGACAACCAGCGTTTTGCGATTCGGGTCGGTACGATCCAGCGCGGTATCACCGCGATCAACCTGATTGCCTCGTGCGTCGGTAACGCGAATGGTGTTGCCTTCCGGCTTCAGTTCTTGCGAAAAGACGATCACGACCCGCTCCGGAGCAGTGGTTACCGTTCCGTCAGCTGGCGGATCGGACGAAACATAGTCGGCGTGCGCCAGCGCACTGCGCGCGCCCACGAATCCTGTTATCAGCGCGACCAGCACCACACCCACGCGCACCATACGAGTCAGAGATACCATAGCGACACTCCTCCAGGAAGTTCATCATGTCAGGTTATCAGTCTGTCAGTCGGGTTTCATGACATCGTTGCGTCGATCAGAAGGGACTCCAGACCTGCGGCAGCGCTTCCAGCCTGCCGCAAAGCGCGCCAAAACGGAACCCGCCAGCCTGGCTGGCGCCGGGCGCACTCCGCCTTGCGTGTCGGCATCTGTCAGGTCCTGG
Encoded here:
- a CDS encoding copper resistance CopC family protein; translation: MVSLTRMVRVGVVLVALITGFVGARSALAHADYVSSDPPADGTVTTAPERVVIVFSQELKPEGNTIRVTDARGNQVDRGDTALDRTDPNRKTLVVSLNPGLSDGLYTVNWKNASTDGHSETGRFRFRISSGTAAPAPLPATSGSELPWLIIASGAGLLLIGALVRRHALRWS